Proteins found in one Paenibacillus dendritiformis genomic segment:
- a CDS encoding glycosyltransferase family 2 protein, whose translation MAHPLVSVVIPAYNRPHTLKIAIDSVLEQTYPNIEIVICDDSSNNEVQQMLEAAYLPSYPQIKYHKNEKNLFLENWHKCFDLASGEYINYLMDDDVFHKEKISKMLYFFNEFENITLVTSYRQTINESGSFLPPIAATVRLYEETRVMDGKTLGNIALTRCLNMIGEPTTVLFKKADLTERFGVYRGKQYSLINDMAAWLSLLSKGKAVYIPEALSYFRLHASQNNNALGFKAFSEWLDITIASREEGFLETEELYKTALLAYRVRVQGYPQFAEDIQRIDTILNTVE comes from the coding sequence TTGGCACATCCGTTGGTTAGTGTCGTGATTCCCGCTTATAACCGGCCCCATACGCTAAAAATCGCCATCGACAGCGTACTTGAACAAACCTACCCGAATATCGAAATCGTCATTTGTGACGACAGCTCCAATAACGAAGTGCAACAAATGCTGGAAGCAGCTTATCTGCCGTCTTATCCCCAGATTAAATACCATAAAAACGAGAAAAACCTTTTTCTTGAAAACTGGCACAAATGCTTCGACCTGGCCTCGGGGGAATATATCAATTACTTGATGGATGACGACGTATTTCATAAAGAAAAGATCTCCAAAATGCTTTACTTTTTTAACGAATTCGAAAACATCACGCTAGTCACGTCCTACCGGCAAACCATTAATGAATCGGGGAGCTTTCTTCCGCCTATCGCCGCAACGGTCAGACTCTACGAAGAGACAAGAGTGATGGATGGAAAAACGCTGGGGAACATCGCATTAACCCGATGCTTAAATATGATCGGCGAACCGACGACCGTATTGTTTAAAAAAGCGGACCTTACCGAACGGTTCGGAGTATACCGCGGGAAGCAATACTCGCTGATCAACGATATGGCTGCCTGGTTATCTCTCTTGTCCAAAGGAAAAGCGGTTTATATTCCGGAAGCGCTCAGCTATTTTCGATTACATGCCAGCCAAAACAACAACGCGCTTGGTTTTAAAGCGTTCAGCGAATGGCTTGATATAACGATCGCCTCCAGAGAGGAGGGCTTTCTGGAAACGGAGGAGCTGTACAAAACCGCTCTTCTTGCTTACCGCGTACGCGTGCAGGGATATCCGCAATTTGCAGAAGACATTCAGCGGATCGATACGATCTTGAATACAGTAGAATGA
- the ppsA gene encoding phosphoenolpyruvate synthase: MSSLVLGFQEMKNTQLLHVGGKGLNLAELSKIEGIQVPEGFCITTAGYQKAIEQNETYHALLNRLTMLNVEDRDQIGEISRKIRQIILEVEIPSDVVKAVTQYLSQFGEEHAYAVRSSATAEDLPYASFAGQQDTYLNIIGKEAILQHISKCWASLFTDRAVIYRMQNGFDHSHVYLAVIVQRMVFPQASGILFTADPITSNRKVISIDASFGLGEALVSGLVSADCYKVKEGEIVDKRIAAKKLAVYGRKEGGTETQQIDPEQQKTQTLTEQQILQLARIGRHIEAYFGCPQDIEWCLVDDTFYIIQSRPITTLYPIPEANDQENRVYVSVGHQQMMTDPMKPLGLSFFQLTTTAPMRKAGGRLFVDVTPMLASRDNILNYLGRSDPLIRDALITVIERDFIKMLPDDNTAPSPIKSNADKMHEIENNPSIVPDSIKRNQESIEALKQNIRTKSGSELFDFILEDLQQLKKIVFDPQSIDVILAAMDAATWINENMNEWLGEKHAADTLSQSVPGNITSEMGLALLDVADVIRPYPEIIEYLQHVKDERFLDELLTFEGGQETRDAIYAYLDKYGMRCAGEIDITRRRWSEKPTTLVPLILGNIKNFEPNASQRKFEQGHQEALKKEQELLERLKQLPDGEQKAKETKQKIDFIRNFSGFREYPKYSMINRYFVYKQALLKEAEQLVQAGIIHEKEDIFYLALEELHEVVRTNKLDYQIINKRKDEYNYYEKLTPPRVITSDGEIISGEYKRENLPDEAIIGLPVSSGVIEGRARVILNMEDADLEDGDILVTSFTDPSWTPLFVSIKGLVTEVGGLMTHGAVIAREYGLPAIVGVENATKRIKDGQRIRVHGTEGYIEIL, translated from the coding sequence ATGAGTTCTTTGGTTCTCGGTTTTCAGGAAATGAAAAACACGCAGCTATTGCACGTTGGCGGAAAAGGGTTGAATTTAGCGGAGTTATCAAAAATTGAAGGAATACAAGTACCAGAAGGATTTTGTATTACAACAGCGGGATATCAAAAAGCAATCGAGCAAAACGAAACGTATCATGCTTTGCTCAATCGACTAACTATGCTAAACGTAGAAGATCGAGATCAAATTGGTGAAATCAGCAGGAAGATTCGACAAATCATTTTGGAAGTAGAAATTCCTTCTGATGTTGTGAAAGCAGTAACTCAATATCTCTCCCAGTTTGGCGAGGAGCATGCTTATGCCGTACGTTCTAGTGCGACTGCTGAAGATTTGCCATATGCCTCTTTTGCTGGTCAACAAGACACCTATTTAAATATTATCGGCAAAGAAGCCATCCTGCAGCATATCAGCAAATGCTGGGCCTCCCTATTTACGGATCGCGCAGTAATCTACCGTATGCAAAATGGATTCGACCACAGTCACGTTTATTTAGCCGTTATCGTTCAAAGGATGGTGTTCCCACAAGCTTCGGGGATTTTATTTACCGCTGATCCGATTACTTCTAACCGAAAGGTGATATCGATCGATGCCAGTTTTGGACTTGGAGAAGCACTGGTCTCTGGCCTGGTATCTGCCGATTGTTACAAAGTAAAGGAAGGGGAGATCGTCGATAAGAGGATCGCGGCCAAAAAATTGGCAGTCTATGGACGAAAAGAAGGGGGAACAGAGACACAACAGATCGATCCTGAGCAGCAAAAGACTCAAACCCTAACTGAACAACAAATTTTACAATTAGCACGCATCGGAAGGCATATCGAAGCATATTTTGGTTGCCCGCAAGATATCGAATGGTGTCTGGTTGATGATACCTTTTATATTATCCAGAGTCGGCCAATCACGACGTTATACCCGATTCCTGAAGCGAATGATCAGGAAAATCGCGTTTATGTATCTGTCGGTCACCAACAAATGATGACCGATCCCATGAAACCGCTGGGATTGTCTTTTTTCCAGTTAACAACTACAGCACCCATGCGTAAAGCCGGTGGTAGGTTGTTTGTTGATGTGACACCTATGCTGGCTAGCAGAGACAATATATTAAATTACCTGGGACGATCCGATCCGCTTATCAGAGACGCACTGATAACCGTAATAGAGCGAGATTTTATAAAGATGTTGCCAGATGATAACACAGCACCAAGTCCGATCAAAAGCAATGCAGACAAAATGCATGAAATTGAAAACAATCCGTCAATCGTTCCTGATTCGATTAAGCGTAATCAAGAATCGATCGAAGCGTTGAAACAAAATATCCGAACGAAATCAGGATCGGAGCTGTTTGATTTTATTCTTGAAGATCTCCAGCAATTAAAGAAGATTGTATTTGATCCGCAAAGTATAGATGTGATTCTGGCTGCAATGGATGCAGCAACATGGATCAATGAAAACATGAACGAGTGGTTAGGTGAAAAACACGCAGCAGATACACTTTCTCAATCTGTACCGGGCAATATTACTTCGGAAATGGGACTGGCGCTATTGGATGTCGCTGATGTGATCCGTCCTTATCCGGAGATCATTGAATATTTGCAACATGTCAAAGATGAGCGCTTTTTAGATGAACTGCTTACGTTTGAAGGCGGGCAGGAAACCCGAGACGCGATCTATGCTTATCTCGACAAATACGGAATGCGATGTGCCGGAGAAATCGATATAACTAGAAGGCGTTGGAGCGAGAAACCAACTACGCTTGTCCCGTTGATCCTTGGGAACATCAAAAACTTTGAGCCTAATGCTAGCCAGCGGAAATTTGAGCAAGGGCATCAAGAAGCTTTGAAAAAAGAACAAGAGTTATTAGAACGATTAAAGCAATTGCCTGATGGTGAACAAAAAGCTAAAGAAACAAAACAAAAGATCGACTTCATCCGGAATTTCAGCGGGTTTAGGGAATATCCAAAATACAGCATGATTAATCGCTACTTCGTGTATAAGCAGGCTTTGCTGAAAGAAGCCGAACAACTCGTACAAGCGGGCATCATTCATGAAAAGGAAGATATCTTCTATCTCGCTCTTGAAGAACTTCACGAAGTCGTACGCACCAATAAACTGGATTACCAAATCATTAACAAACGAAAAGACGAGTACAACTATTATGAAAAACTAACTCCACCACGTGTTATCACGTCTGATGGTGAAATCATTTCAGGGGAGTACAAACGAGAAAATCTGCCTGACGAAGCTATTATAGGTCTACCCGTGTCTTCCGGAGTTATAGAGGGACGCGCACGTGTCATCTTGAACATGGAAGATGCTGATCTAGAAGATGGAGATATATTAGTCACCTCCTTTACTGACCCTAGCTGGACACCATTGTTTGTATCGATAAAAGGCCTGGTCACCGAAGTTGGCGGACTGATGACCCATGGAGCAGTTATCGCACGTGAATATGGCTTACCAGCAATTGTCGGAGTGGAGAATGCCACCAAGCGGATAAAAGATGGCCAACGAATTCGCGTGCATGGAACAGAAGGGTATATCGAAATATTGTAA
- a CDS encoding glycosyltransferase encodes MSSDFIPLLTVHLFLTDKISKDKLKEPILELEENHITVKMYGPDDPLVDAGPRKPRVYVSIGDEWEPFATLRSLPIQEKKRWLHFHSPDELESHKLFYCWIRATDPLPENKAVPPTRFSSETPLISVFTASYRSKERIQRPYRSLLNQTYPNWEWVIVDDSGDNEETYKNDLLPLKDPRVRRYRQDSRNGYIGALKRYAAGLCTGEILVEVDHDDDLMPDCLEKIVRAFQQNPECGFVYGDCTEVYAENLHAHWYGWDCGFGYSVFYRVWLREMNRWQNAHRHTTINGNTVRHLVGLPNHPRAWSRDCYHLVGGHRDELLVADDYDMLIRTFLCSKFAAVPDLLYIQYRNERGNNTTFLRNKQIQILVRELERVYHDRIHSRLTELELPEHLPYSRIWETSVHDPARKTAHVIHEDTSRASILFPIPYSHPETEHTQLRKTFQRGMESGFKNTEVIVVGRIPKEVEFFASQAPAGAIRWWPMEPDDSLETCIQYAKYCASCKEKVVVMP; translated from the coding sequence TTGTCATCGGACTTCATTCCTTTATTGACGGTTCATCTGTTTTTGACAGACAAGATTTCGAAGGATAAATTGAAAGAACCGATCTTGGAGTTGGAAGAAAACCACATCACCGTGAAAATGTATGGACCTGATGATCCATTAGTCGATGCCGGCCCCCGGAAACCGCGTGTCTATGTGTCCATAGGAGATGAATGGGAACCTTTTGCAACCCTAAGATCGCTGCCTATTCAGGAAAAAAAACGTTGGCTGCACTTCCATTCGCCGGACGAACTCGAATCGCATAAATTGTTTTATTGCTGGATCAGAGCAACGGATCCTCTCCCTGAAAACAAAGCCGTTCCTCCTACCCGTTTTTCTTCCGAGACGCCTCTCATATCCGTGTTCACGGCCAGCTACAGGTCAAAAGAAAGAATTCAACGTCCTTATCGATCGCTTTTAAATCAAACTTACCCCAACTGGGAATGGGTCATTGTGGACGATTCCGGAGATAACGAGGAGACGTACAAGAATGACTTGCTTCCTTTGAAAGACCCTCGCGTGCGCAGATATCGCCAGGATTCCCGCAATGGCTATATTGGGGCGCTCAAAAGGTATGCCGCAGGCCTTTGTACAGGGGAAATCTTAGTTGAGGTGGATCATGACGACGACCTGATGCCCGATTGCCTGGAGAAGATCGTCCGGGCATTTCAGCAAAATCCCGAATGCGGATTTGTTTACGGGGATTGCACCGAGGTGTACGCAGAGAACCTTCATGCGCATTGGTACGGCTGGGATTGCGGTTTTGGATACAGCGTATTTTATCGGGTGTGGCTGCGTGAAATGAACCGTTGGCAAAATGCGCACAGGCATACGACGATCAACGGCAATACCGTACGCCACTTGGTCGGGTTGCCGAATCATCCCCGCGCATGGTCTCGGGATTGTTATCATCTGGTCGGGGGTCATCGCGATGAGTTGCTGGTGGCCGACGATTACGACATGCTGATTCGGACGTTTCTTTGTTCCAAGTTTGCGGCCGTTCCTGATTTACTCTATATCCAGTATCGGAACGAAAGAGGAAACAACACCACGTTTCTAAGAAATAAGCAGATTCAGATCTTGGTCAGAGAACTGGAACGGGTTTACCACGATAGAATTCATTCGAGGCTGACCGAGCTGGAGCTGCCGGAGCATCTGCCGTACAGCCGTATATGGGAGACCTCCGTACACGATCCCGCCCGTAAAACGGCTCATGTCATTCATGAAGACACTTCCCGAGCTTCGATATTGTTCCCGATTCCTTATTCTCATCCGGAAACGGAGCATACTCAATTAAGAAAGACCTTCCAAAGGGGGATGGAGTCGGGCTTTAAGAACACCGAGGTTATCGTTGTGGGCCGTATCCCCAAGGAAGTGGAGTTTTTCGCTTCCCAAGCGCCTGCGGGGGCGATCCGCTGGTGGCCGATGGAGCCGGACGATTCCTTGGAGACTTGCATCCAGTATGCGAAGTATTGTGCATCCTGTAAAGAGAAAGTGGTTGTGATGCCTTAA
- a CDS encoding DegT/DnrJ/EryC1/StrS family aminotransferase: MYEIPFLRPNLVKKERLLSYFEKIEASRIYSNYGPLNHLFETRVIAQMFGGIGAAVTVHNATLGLILAISQSKRPRGKYAVMPSFTFAATPLAAEWCGLEPYFLDIEPDDWQMNRAQVVETVERLGEQIAVIVPYATFGSAIDLSIYDKLLKEGIPVVIDAAASFGTTVPEDAAQFGKGFGGAVVFSFHATKTFGVGEGGLVYSADQDLIQRIRRAGNFGFSSSRESVLLGLNSKISEYTAAIALATLEGFQAVQERRKTIIGYYHRELQQQDLMQRGWSVQKMQGRVPLQFFSMLSPDPPGNREVIRRLASHSIEARTYFSPACHQQKQFQSYPHSDLQVTERIADRIISLPLWEEMNEATVGRIVKVLGSITEGNAI; the protein is encoded by the coding sequence ATGTATGAAATTCCGTTCTTGCGACCGAATTTAGTCAAAAAGGAGCGGTTGCTTTCTTATTTTGAAAAAATAGAAGCAAGCCGGATTTACTCCAATTACGGACCCTTAAATCATCTGTTTGAAACGCGCGTGATTGCCCAAATGTTCGGCGGCATCGGCGCAGCCGTGACGGTGCATAACGCTACTCTCGGGCTGATACTGGCGATTTCGCAAAGCAAGCGGCCCCGGGGCAAATATGCGGTGATGCCCAGCTTTACTTTTGCAGCGACCCCTCTTGCCGCCGAGTGGTGCGGGCTTGAGCCATATTTCCTGGATATTGAACCGGATGATTGGCAAATGAACAGAGCACAAGTGGTGGAAACGGTTGAGCGGCTGGGCGAGCAGATCGCGGTCATCGTCCCTTACGCCACTTTCGGTTCGGCTATCGATTTATCCATATACGATAAACTGCTAAAGGAAGGAATTCCAGTCGTCATCGATGCGGCTGCCAGCTTTGGAACGACCGTTCCGGAGGATGCCGCACAATTCGGCAAAGGCTTCGGCGGAGCCGTGGTGTTCAGCTTTCACGCGACCAAAACGTTTGGCGTCGGAGAAGGCGGGCTGGTGTATAGCGCGGACCAGGATCTCATTCAGCGAATCCGCCGGGCCGGCAACTTCGGCTTCTCCAGCTCCAGGGAATCCGTATTGTTAGGCTTAAACAGCAAAATATCGGAATATACCGCCGCTATCGCCTTAGCCACTCTTGAAGGGTTCCAGGCAGTACAGGAGAGAAGAAAAACGATCATTGGCTATTATCATCGTGAACTGCAGCAACAGGATCTAATGCAGCGGGGATGGTCTGTCCAAAAGATGCAAGGCCGGGTGCCCCTGCAATTTTTCTCTATGCTGAGCCCGGACCCTCCCGGCAACCGGGAAGTCATCCGGCGGTTAGCCTCCCATTCGATTGAAGCCCGGACTTACTTCTCCCCCGCATGCCATCAGCAGAAGCAGTTTCAAAGCTACCCCCATTCCGATCTTCAGGTGACGGAACGGATTGCAGACCGTATTATCAGTCTGCCTCTCTGGGAGGAAATGAATGAGGCCACCGTTGGGCGGATTGTGAAGGTGCTTGGAAGCATTACCGAGGGGAATGCCATATGA
- a CDS encoding methyltransferase domain-containing protein, translating into MVDHLKHQGPYYCPYCNNTIVRFHPWPDIYDFPKCQYEMWNKLTAMCPVCSSFDRERLYKFYIERETDLLVRPQKLLHIAPERNLREWLKGYPNISYICGDLMPQDSEMERVDLTAMPYADETFDAVICSHVLEHVIEDHKAMGEIYRVLKPNGWSILQVPIALNFEEILEDPAVTSPQARKEHFGQDDHVRIYNRKGFVGRLEAAGFHVVLFNLAEKYGVKEAHLYGLSEKDTLYIGTKQTVPAP; encoded by the coding sequence TTGGTTGACCATCTCAAACATCAGGGTCCTTACTATTGTCCTTATTGCAATAATACGATTGTACGGTTTCACCCGTGGCCGGATATTTACGATTTTCCCAAGTGCCAGTATGAAATGTGGAACAAGCTGACCGCCATGTGTCCCGTGTGCTCCTCTTTCGACAGGGAAAGGTTGTATAAATTCTATATCGAAAGGGAAACGGATTTGCTCGTAAGGCCGCAAAAATTACTGCACATTGCACCCGAGAGAAATTTAAGAGAATGGTTAAAAGGATATCCGAACATTTCCTATATATGCGGCGATTTAATGCCTCAGGATTCGGAAATGGAACGGGTGGACTTAACGGCTATGCCTTACGCTGACGAAACATTCGATGCTGTTATTTGCAGCCATGTACTGGAACATGTTATCGAAGATCACAAAGCAATGGGAGAAATCTACCGCGTATTGAAACCGAACGGCTGGAGCATTCTGCAAGTGCCGATCGCTTTAAACTTCGAGGAGATTCTAGAGGACCCGGCGGTGACCTCGCCGCAGGCAAGAAAAGAACACTTCGGCCAAGACGATCATGTACGCATTTATAATCGTAAAGGATTCGTTGGCCGATTGGAAGCGGCCGGGTTTCATGTCGTTTTATTTAATTTGGCGGAAAAATACGGTGTCAAGGAAGCACACCTGTACGGTTTGTCCGAGAAAGATACGCTGTATATCGGGACCAAGCAGACTGTTCCTGCACCATGA
- a CDS encoding helix-turn-helix transcriptional regulator, whose protein sequence is MDEAAGTIGSFDTLMLAKGDFLKIDRLISMISVLTNKERVTIQELADKFEVSKRTIFRDLDTLNMAGIPIVSFPGIRGGIAVSEGYKVNRTILSEEDIKNLYVGLNGLRSIESEDSIQNLVKLKHA, encoded by the coding sequence ATGGACGAAGCTGCCGGCACGATCGGCAGCTTCGATACGTTAATGCTTGCAAAAGGTGATTTTTTGAAGATCGATAGGTTGATAAGCATGATTAGTGTATTAACAAATAAAGAACGAGTCACTATACAAGAATTAGCGGATAAATTTGAAGTATCTAAACGTACAATATTTCGTGATTTAGATACATTAAACATGGCTGGAATTCCAATTGTTTCTTTTCCGGGGATTAGAGGCGGAATTGCAGTATCAGAGGGATATAAGGTAAATAGAACTATTTTATCAGAAGAAGATATCAAAAACCTATATGTCGGATTAAATGGATTGAGAAGCATTGAAAGTGAAGACTCAATACAAAATTTAGTGAAGTTGAAACATGCTTGA
- a CDS encoding phosphotransferase enzyme family protein, which translates to MQTKENILTYNEVVSISNTYLLAVVSELFGLEGYEIQRIPAHDGGRNVVYTCEKEGADAKILRIAFLPDRSRKDFLAEVEYIRYLFEHGGSVSDVVSSRKGNLLEEITHNNHTFFVCLFVKAKGKMLVENHYRYREGVPITEYYYNCGKALGKLHQISKGYTPVHRRYSFFDKYNAEYIDKLIPDSLSLLKKKLADLLNTLEELDRNRETYGMIHFDYNDGNYSIDFDTGQLTVYDFDNSCFGWYMYDLADLWRGGVGWTRFEPDAGKRKTFMDAYFKTVLAGYRSETNLEDSMLDQLPLFIQVCVMENIVASFEDMQNSGEEPECDEELSYLIICMEDDIPYYGFFHEIFSCEEPFEYEQRNR; encoded by the coding sequence TTGCAAACCAAAGAAAATATTTTGACTTATAACGAAGTTGTTTCAATCAGCAATACCTATTTACTTGCAGTAGTATCGGAATTGTTCGGATTAGAAGGATATGAAATTCAGCGGATTCCGGCACATGACGGAGGGCGGAATGTCGTATATACCTGTGAGAAAGAGGGCGCCGACGCAAAAATACTCAGAATCGCCTTCTTACCTGACAGAAGCCGGAAAGATTTTCTGGCCGAAGTTGAGTATATCAGGTATTTATTCGAGCATGGCGGAAGTGTCTCGGATGTAGTCAGTTCCCGGAAGGGGAATCTGCTGGAAGAGATCACTCATAATAATCACACCTTTTTTGTCTGCCTGTTTGTAAAGGCCAAGGGAAAAATGCTGGTGGAAAATCATTATCGGTACCGGGAAGGAGTTCCTATTACCGAATATTATTATAACTGCGGTAAAGCCCTGGGGAAACTGCACCAGATATCAAAAGGGTATACTCCTGTCCATCGCCGGTATAGTTTTTTTGATAAATACAATGCCGAATATATCGATAAACTGATTCCCGACTCTTTATCTCTGCTTAAGAAGAAGCTGGCAGATCTTCTTAACACCTTAGAAGAATTGGACAGAAACCGTGAGACTTACGGTATGATCCATTTTGATTATAACGATGGGAATTATTCGATAGATTTTGATACCGGGCAACTAACTGTATATGATTTCGATAATTCATGTTTCGGTTGGTATATGTATGACCTGGCAGACCTCTGGAGAGGCGGGGTGGGCTGGACACGATTTGAACCCGACGCTGGTAAACGTAAAACGTTTATGGATGCTTATTTTAAAACCGTTCTCGCGGGTTACAGATCCGAGACTAATCTCGAAGATTCGATGTTGGATCAGTTGCCTTTATTTATTCAGGTATGTGTCATGGAAAATATCGTTGCCTCCTTCGAGGATATGCAGAACAGCGGTGAAGAGCCCGAGTGTGATGAGGAGCTGTCGTATCTTATAATATGCATGGAAGACGATATCCCGTATTATGGATTTTTCCATGAAATTTTCTCTTGTGAAGAGCCTTTTGAATACGAGCAACGAAATAGGTAG
- a CDS encoding transposase, which yields MNPGDDLPTIRTDNGPQFVSKLFGDTCESLEIVHERIPPRSPNMNAYIEPFHSLLECDLFSLREFMTLDEAYEALDRYMDFYNNRRMHGSLKSMSPSEFSKWVMTLEDRSKYHRANRHWHHVLVLYGKGIKFLSKTEMSSPSC from the coding sequence CTGAATCCCGGCGATGACTTACCTACCATCCGCACCGACAACGGGCCTCAGTTTGTCAGCAAGCTGTTTGGTGATACGTGCGAGAGCCTGGAGATCGTCCATGAACGCATCCCGCCGCGCAGCCCGAATATGAACGCGTACATTGAGCCATTTCATAGCTTACTCGAATGTGATCTGTTCAGCCTGAGGGAATTTATGACACTTGATGAGGCCTATGAAGCACTTGATCGTTATATGGATTTCTACAACAACCGCAGAATGCATGGTAGCCTAAAGAGCATGTCACCATCGGAATTCTCTAAGTGGGTCATGACGCTGGAAGACCGATCAAAATATCATCGGGCTAATCGGCATTGGCATCATGTTCTTGTCCTTTACGGCAAAGGAATCAAGTTCTTGTCAAAAACGGAAATGTCATCACCTTCTTGTTAA
- a CDS encoding acetyltransferase has product MRKIIIWGSGGHAREVNWLCEEMGVQVLGFLDERPEMKGQLVNGVPVLGTLDDIEAMRHEIEIVCAGVGAPALKKRFAYDTIRSGFRIADPLIHPRVRVSRRNIVGQGSMICEGAILTDNIRIGCHVIINRSANISHDTVIDDYVTIAPGVNLAGNVAVGEGAYIGIGSSVREKCRIGCWSMIGGGAFVKGDIPDFTMAAGVPAVIKKRLDKN; this is encoded by the coding sequence ATGAGAAAGATCATCATCTGGGGATCGGGCGGACACGCCCGCGAGGTCAACTGGCTTTGCGAAGAGATGGGAGTGCAGGTGCTGGGGTTCCTGGACGAACGGCCTGAAATGAAAGGTCAACTGGTGAATGGAGTTCCCGTATTGGGAACGCTTGATGATATTGAAGCGATGCGGCATGAGATCGAGATCGTTTGTGCCGGGGTCGGAGCCCCGGCATTAAAGAAGCGGTTCGCTTACGATACCATCCGGTCGGGATTCCGCATCGCAGACCCGCTAATCCATCCGCGTGTCCGTGTGTCGAGGAGAAATATCGTGGGGCAAGGCAGCATGATCTGCGAAGGGGCCATCCTTACCGATAATATCCGGATCGGATGCCATGTGATCATCAATCGAAGCGCCAACATCAGTCATGATACGGTCATTGACGATTATGTCACCATCGCCCCGGGTGTGAATCTGGCAGGTAATGTAGCCGTAGGCGAAGGAGCCTACATCGGCATCGGCTCCTCGGTTCGGGAGAAATGCCGCATCGGCTGCTGGTCTATGATTGGCGGCGGAGCCTTTGTCAAAGGCGATATCCCTGACTTTACTATGGCTGCGGGGGTGCCAGCCGTCATCAAAAAACGGCTTGATAAGAATTAG
- a CDS encoding YdeI/OmpD-associated family protein, producing the protein MTKSRMNPKVDEYVSKAQKWREEYEKLRNIVLDCELTEEFKWMHPCYTFEKKNIVLIHGFKDYCALLFHKGALLQDAHGILIQQTENVQAARQIRFTNLQEIVEMEAILKAYIYEAIEVEKAGLEVNYKKNTEFIVPEEFQNKLNESPDLKTAFEALTPGRQRAYLLYFSEPKQSKTRESRVEKCMQQILNGKGLRD; encoded by the coding sequence GTGACAAAGAGTAGAATGAATCCAAAGGTTGATGAATATGTAAGTAAAGCCCAAAAGTGGAGAGAAGAATATGAGAAGTTAAGAAATATTGTTCTTGACTGTGAGCTGACCGAAGAATTTAAGTGGATGCATCCTTGTTACACGTTTGAGAAAAAAAACATAGTTTTAATACATGGATTTAAAGACTATTGTGCGCTTCTGTTTCACAAAGGTGCCTTGTTACAGGATGCCCATGGGATTCTAATCCAACAAACGGAGAATGTACAGGCGGCGCGCCAGATTCGGTTCACCAATCTTCAAGAAATAGTTGAAATGGAAGCCATCTTGAAAGCCTATATTTATGAAGCCATTGAAGTTGAAAAAGCCGGTTTGGAAGTGAATTATAAAAAGAATACAGAGTTCATAGTTCCTGAAGAATTTCAAAATAAACTCAATGAAAGCCCTGACTTGAAAACTGCTTTTGAAGCATTGACGCCAGGACGGCAAAGAGCATACCTTCTTTATTTTTCCGAACCCAAACAATCCAAAACTCGAGAGTCAAGAGTTGAAAAATGTATGCAGCAAATTCTCAATGGAAAGGGATTAAGGGATTAA
- a CDS encoding type 1 glutamine amidotransferase family protein — MKKEILVFISDNYADWESVFICAELNKPETGFIIKTLAVNKKPIKSMGGFTVVPDYSLAEMPTHFHMLILVGGTSWLKRENDDVKQAVDLCIKKRIPIAAICDACTFLADKGYLDDKEHTGNSLVYLEKYAPNYKGSKHFIEKQVVSKDGLITANGTSAVEFAKEILTYWQVMQENKLEDWYQMFKVGFYKE, encoded by the coding sequence ATGAAAAAAGAAATACTTGTGTTTATTTCGGATAACTATGCAGACTGGGAAAGCGTTTTCATTTGTGCAGAGCTGAATAAACCCGAAACAGGATTCATCATTAAAACATTGGCAGTTAATAAAAAGCCAATAAAATCAATGGGTGGCTTCACGGTTGTTCCAGACTATTCACTTGCTGAAATGCCAACACATTTTCATATGCTGATCTTAGTGGGGGGCACTTCATGGCTGAAAAGAGAGAATGATGATGTAAAGCAAGCAGTTGATTTATGCATTAAAAAACGTATTCCGATTGCGGCGATATGTGATGCGTGTACTTTTTTGGCGGATAAAGGATATTTAGATGATAAAGAGCATACAGGCAATTCACTAGTCTATTTAGAGAAGTATGCACCAAACTACAAAGGCTCGAAGCACTTTATTGAAAAGCAAGTTGTTTCAAAAGATGGATTGATTACTGCTAACGGAACATCAGCGGTTGAATTTGCTAAAGAAATTCTTACATATTGGCAGGTAATGCAAGAAAACAAACTAGAAGATTGGTATCAGATGTTTAAAGTGGGCTTTTATAAAGAATAA